From Coturnix japonica isolate 7356 chromosome 1, Coturnix japonica 2.1, whole genome shotgun sequence, the proteins below share one genomic window:
- the LOC107318362 gene encoding alpha-2-macroglobulin-like protein 1 isoform X3 — MVVFPAVIHYFQEEKLCIHFSSVTESVHLAVTLEVENENQTLVEKDVEKPGTFECISFEVPELNSLEADDSATQSEEVVFLHVLIHSSDNVLFEGQKKVLIKPQKNIILIETDKAFYKPGETVKFRIIRLDDDLMVNTNENLQIWLQDPERNRIAEWLNVKSTHGIVDLSFPLASEAAIGEYTISVQQDMAQKRFSVKEYELTKFELKFEHPPFISTEDEEFQLELCSKYTYGKPAQGKMAITFITVLQFEMNDFSNSSEMRKQQSWTDKNGCAKFSVKIKALELNESDSYIVVVGEMEETGTGAQTKDFSRISIVTRMKSIEFINLHPFYKRGLPYTGQIFCHSDDSPLQNEMVYLTVDVNDEKTQLSFLTDEEGKVHFSLDTTSWNSTLVSLKGTYYLENDTKDNYGQNAGIGESFHWLKPFYSESNSFLEIKAKNDVMPCDQEQEVQVDYILNENTLSSGTDHIDFYYMVISKGRILSSGKKQVPIPQHENLHGSFSLTLTIGNDFLPDIKLLVYTLFSDGEVVADVEDFRVAKCFRHKVELDFSSKQEVPGSKVSLNLKAAPGSLCSVQSVDKSVLLMKNNTLTADTLYEKVFDDSFTIGGRGFPYHLEDFDAYPCLPQQSGLLKKMGAPWYQSEADVFNLFKLLRMKILTNTKIKKPVSCIQKNFERKMLSNIDNVVDRHVVHDNLVPQSDDTQMSKPRTYFPETWIWDLVPISDEGQASLQVTVPDTITEWNANTFCVDDTGFGLSNLATLTVFQPFFVDLSLPYSVIQGEIFSLKATVFNYLKDCIQVHTTLIETPELKVDVCPGCQFTSCLCANEAKVFVWNVTATRLGKVNVTVSTVAEDSHNLCDNRVAVTPLQGKTDTVIKPLPVKPGGIRQEKTQNAFLCAADNTVSQEFSLTLPAETLEGSGRATFSVIGDIMGPALQNLDQLLEMPFGCGEQNMAQFAPNIFILRYLKKTKQLDLKIEFTARYFMRTGYQRQLLYKHDDGSYSAFGKSDTQGNTWLTAFVARSFGQASSYIYINKDHVRDAVLWLQKHQLSNGCFQSVGKLFNNDLKGGVNDTLSLTAYIAAALLELQVEKNDTMLDNALRCLKNVAFDETSLYVKALMAYVFTLSEDMEMRQELLDKLEKATAERLTSGSSSKESSSMIEIVAYIVLAHVSKPDFAVNESAVSKLVHWLSKQRNSHGGFASTQDTVVSLQALAQYAALIPHKVRDVKVTVKGKEASSLEFHVHKNNKLVLHQASLLELPGIYTVQATGSGCVYVQSTLYYNTLPAKTEVVFLLNVETVARECDDVRKQFDIHISVSYIGNRETSNMALVEVDMLSGFIPTKKSVKELENVLLVKKTEIKPDKVTIYLGELDKTSVNLNISVEQDNEVQNLKPATVRVYDYYKPDDRTAREYNSPCSSVV; from the exons ATGGTGGTGTTCCCTGCTGTCATTCACTACTTCCAAGAGGAGAAGCTCTGTATTCACTTCAGTTCCGTGACTGAGTCTGTCCACCTGGCTGTCACCTTGGAGGTGGAAAATGAGAATCAAACACTGGTGGAAAAGGATGTGGAGAAGCCAGGCACTTTTGAGTGCATCAGTTTTGAG GTGCCAGAGCTAAATTCCTTGGAAGCAGATGATTCAGCTACACAA TCAGAAGAGGTGGTTTTTCTTCATGTCCTGATACACAGCAGTGATAATGTGCTCTTTGAGGGTCAAAAGAAGGTTCTGATCAAGCCACAGAAAAACATAATTCTGATAGAAACAGACAAGGCCTTCTACAAACCTGGAGAAACAG TGAAATTTCGAATCATAAGACTTGATGATGACCTTATGGTAAATACAAATGAG aaTCTCCAGATATGGTTGCAG GATCCTGAACGTAACCGCATTGCTGAATGGCTGAATGTAAAGTCAACACATGGCATTGTGGATCTATCCTTCCCCCTGGCCTCTGAAGCAGCCATTGGGGAATATACCATCTCAGTGCAACAAGACATGGCTCAAAAAAGATTCAGTGTTAAAGAGTATG AGCTGACAAAGTTTGAATTAAAGTTTGAGCACCCTCCTTTCATCAGCACAGAGGATGAGGAATTTCAGCTGGAGCTATGTAGCAA ATATACCTATGGAAAGCCTGCTCAAGGAAAAATGGCTATTACTTTTATCACAGTGTTACAGTTTGAAATGAATGATTTCTCAAATTCTTCTGAGATGAGAAAGCAACAGAGCTGG aCAGACAAGAATGGCTGTGCTAAATTTTCAGTAAAGATAAAGGCTCTGGAATTAAATGAATCTGACAGCTACATAGTTGTGGTAGGAGAAATGGAGGAAACTGGAACAG GAGCACAGACTAAGGATTTTTCTAGAATTTCTATTGTGACAAGAATGAAATCTATAGAGTTTATCAATCTCCATCCATTCTACAAACGTGGACTACCATACACAGGGCAG ATTTTCTGCCACAGTGACGACAGTCCCCTCCAAAATGAAATGGTCTACCTAACAGTTGATGTAAATGATGAGAAGACACAACTGTCATTCCTCACAGATGAGGAAGGGAAAGTCCACTTCTCATTGGATACCACCAGCTGGAACAGCACACTGGTTTCATTGAAG GGCACCTACTACCTTGAAAATGACACCAAGGACAATTATGGGCAGAATGCAGGGATTGGGGAGAGCTTCCACTGGCTGAAACCTTTCTACTCTGAGAGCAACAGCTTCCTTGAGATCAAGGCCAAGAATGATGTGATGCCCTGTGATCAAGAGCAGGAAGTACAAGTGGATTATATCCTTAACGAGAATACACTCAGCTCTGGAACAGACCACATTGATTTCTACTATATG gTGATATCCAAAGGCAGGATCCTTTCCAGTGGAAAGAAACAAGTGCCAATCCCCCAGCATGAGA ATCTGCATGGCTCCTTCTCATTAACTCTTACTATTGGCAATGACTTCCTGCCTGACATCAAGCTTCTAGTGTACACACTCTTCTCGGATGGAGAAGTGGTGGCTGATGTGGAAGATTTTCGAGTAGCCAAGTGCTTTAGACACAAG GTGGAACTGGACTTCTCAAGCAAGCAGGAAGTCCCAGGGTCAAAAGTCAGTCTGAATCTCAAAGCTGCTCCAGGATCCCTCTGCTCTGTCCAGTCTGTTGACAAAAGTGTCCTCCTGATGAAGAATAATACCCTAACAGCAGACACA TTGTATGAGAAGGTCTTTGATGACAGTTTTACAATTGGAGGACGAGGGTTCCCTTATCACCTGGAAGACTTTGATGCATACCCTTGTCTGCCCCAGCAATCTGGTCTCCTTAAAAAGATGGGTGCACCATGGTACCAAAGTGAAGCTGAcgtttttaatttgtttaag TTACTGCGCATGAAAATATTAACCAATACTAAAATCAAGAAACCAGTTTCCTGTATCCAAAAAAACTTTGAGAGAAAGATGTTGTCTAACATTGACAATGTTGTGG acagACATGTTGTTCATGACAATCTTGTACCTCAGTCAGATGACACACAGATGTCCAAACCACGGACATATTTCCCAGAAACTTGGATTTGGGATTTGGTCCCTATCAG tgatgaAGGTCAAGCATCTCTCCAAGTTACTGTACCTGACACTATTACAGAATGGAATGCCAATACCTTCTGTGTTGATGATACTGGCTTTGGGCTTTCTAATTTAGCTACTCTTACGGTCTTCCAGCCTTTCTTTGTAGACCTGTCACTGCCATACTCTGTGATCCAAGGTGAGATTTTCAGCCTGAAAGCCACCGTCTTCAACTACCTCAAGGACTGTATCCAA GTACACACCACCCTCATAGAGACTCCAGAACTAAAGGTGGATGTCTGTCCAGGCTGCCAGTTCACCAGCTGCCTCTGTGCCAATGAAGCAAAAGTCTTTGTGTGGAATGTGACAGCCACTAGACTGG GCAAAGTGAATGTCACTGTGAGCACTGTGGCAGAAGATTCACATAATCTGTGTGATAACAGGGTTGCTGTGACACCATTGCAAGGAAAGACAGATACAGTGATAAAACCTTTGCCTGTGAAG CCAGGAGGCATACGGCAAGAGAAGACCCAAAACgcctttctctgtgctgcag ATAACACAGTCTCTCAAGAATTCTCCCTGACCCTGCCTGCAGAAACACTGGAGGGATCTGGTCGAGCCACTTTCTCTGTGATTG GAGATATCATGGGCCCAGCACTTCAGAATTTAGATCAACTGCTTGAGATGCCTTTTGGCTGTGGTGAACAGAACATGGCTCAGTTTGCACCAAACATCTTCATACTCCGGTACTTGAAGAAGACTAAACAATTGGACCTAAAAATTGAATTCACAGCACGTTATTTCATGAGAACTG GTTACCAGCGTCAGCTGCTCTACAAACATGATGATGGCTCCTACAGTGCTTTTGGGAAGTCTGACACCCAGGGCAACACATG GCTGACAGCTTTTGTGGCCAGGTCCTTCGGGCAGGCCAGCTCTTACATTTACATCAATAAAGATCATGTGCGGGATGCCGTGCTCTGGTTGCAGAAGCATCAATTATCCAATGGTTGCTTCCAGAGTGTGGGGAAGCTCTTCAATAATGACTTGAAG GGTGGTGTGAATGATACACTCTCGTTAACAGCCTATATCGCTGCTGCCCTTCTGGAGCTCCAGGTGGAGAAGAAT GATACAATGCTGGATAATGCCCTACGCTGTCTTAAGAATGTTGCATTTGATGAGACCAGCCTTTATGTCAAGGCACTGATGGCTTATGTATTCACATTGAGTGAGGATATGGAGATGAGACAGGAGCTCCTGGATAAGTTAGAGAAAGCAACTG CAGAGCGTCTGACATCAGGTTCCAGTAGTAAAGAATCTTCTTCTATGATTGAGATAGTAGCCTACATCGTTCTGGCTCATGTTTCCAAACCAGACTTTGCTGTCAATGAAAGCGCAGTCAGCAAGCTTGTGCACTGGCTCAGTAAACAAAGAAATTCTCATGGGGGATTTGCTTCCACACAG GATACAGTCGTTAGCCTGCAGGCCCTGGCTCAGTATGCAGCCCTGATTCCTCACAAGGTCAGAGATGTAAAGGTGACAGTGAAAGGCAAAGAGGCTTCTTCACTAGAGTTCCACGTGCACAAAAATAATAAGCTAGTCTTGCATCAAGCATCTCTCCTTGAACTCCCAGGGATATACACGGTACAGGCAACTGGCAGCGGTTGTGTCTACGTACAG AGCACTCTCTACTATAACACCCTGCCAGCAAAAACTGAAGTTGTCTTCCTCCTGAATGTGGAAACAGTAGCGCGAGAATGTGATGATGTCAGGAAACAGTTTGACATCCATATATCTGTTAG ttacattGGGAACCGGGAAACCAGTAATATGGCCCTGGTGGAGGTGGATATGCTGTCAGGGTTCATTCCTACAAAAAAGTCTGTGAAAGAG TTGGAGAATGTACTCTTGGTgaaaaagacagagataaaACCAGACAAAGTCACGATCTACCTGGGAGAG CTGGATAAGACTTCTGTGAATCTTAACATATCAGTGGAACAAGATAATGAAGTACAGAACCTGAAACCAGCCACAGTGCGTGTCTATGACTACTATAAACCAG ATGACCGTACAGCAAGAGAATACAATTCCCCTTGCAGCTCAG ttgtCTAG